One segment of Oxyura jamaicensis isolate SHBP4307 breed ruddy duck chromosome 11 unlocalized genomic scaffold, BPBGC_Ojam_1.0 oxy11_random_OJ73017, whole genome shotgun sequence DNA contains the following:
- the ZFPM1 gene encoding zinc finger protein ZFPM1 isoform X1, which yields MQSPPVTLVLGDESCWLSRLPLVPGEPDANAVIFRKDEAVWCRTTRAVREAEPVRAFVVAEPPAIPSQALKAEPGDSPYPAALRSDIQLLPQQAGMAAILATAVVNKDVFPCKDCGIWYRSERNLQAHLMYYCASRQSSGSPAVDEKPKETYPNERVCPFPQCKKSCPSASSLEIHMRSHSGERPFVCLICLSAFTTKANCERHLKVHTDTLNGVCHSCGFISTTRDILYSHLVTNHMICQPGSKGEVYSPAPALPNAKPLAPGLSQPNNPPVLKCSLPAFLPEGLPALPQHVVLHGPLPAVLPGPEAPPQPSSPPDAATGPPASEAQNGEAKAPAGEGPSSSSSSSSSSSGEPVRIKEEPADSPLSEAEAPKSGEGAGSPGSEPEAGSRASSPRSLPAGKVKSELASPTPGSSPVPSEPGTGTAGGTVFLPQYLFGHEAAAVVPQASEILAKMSELVHSRLKQGHGAVPPALFTGTPVPKGATCFECEITFNNINNYYVHKRLYCSSRHLAEDSPPGVRKLKAPPGAPKGPAAPGTLLAPPPGEGQGPPAGDGDSGRAATPPAAPPEEGKAGSPEAEAASGRCSEDSQSPGSSAGDEGDEDPSKTLCEACNIRFSRHETYVVHKRFYCASRHDPPLRRPGLTKVPFLPQPPRTRKRRKLYEIHGAEPAPPAAPEPKAPGAAPSPSSSPDADGPIDLSKKPRRRGEPAPAPLPPLADYHECTACRISFNSLDSYLAHKKYSCPATPLQPGALEHLQKIKGAVPAVLKGGRSPDGAGEGEKTAGSPGGPPKALALPPAYPGVSGGDSLQRYPKGAKVPLSVCPYCPLNGAVKGDLIEHFRNAHGLFMAKPVAAGHGLPDTPTPGGGGRTPEPPAASPPCPPAPRLRRDSFNGKEARDPPANGSPRPPASPRPPASPAAPEALREGPREPPTPPAYTDRGVQTPPAKGGASPVPNGNHRYCRLCNIKFSSLSTFIAHKKYYCSSHAAEHVK from the exons CAGAGCCCACCCGTGACGCTGGTCCTGGGGGACgagagctgctggctgtcccGCCTGCCCCTCGTGCCCGGAGAGCCCGATGCCAACGCCGTCATCTTCAGGAAGG atgaAGCCGTGTGGTGCAGGACCACGCGCGCCGTGCGGGAGGCCGAGCCCGTGCGCGCCTTCGTGGTGGCCGAGCCGCCGGCCATCCCCAGCCAGGCGCTGAAAGCGGAGCCCGGCGACTCGCCCTACCCGGCCGCGCTGCGCTCCGAcatccagctgctgccccagcaggccGGCATGGCCGCCATCCTGGCCACCGCCGTGGTCAACA AGGACGTTTTCCCGTGCAAGGACTGCGGGATCTGGTACCGGAGCGAGCGCAACCTGCAAGCCCACCTGATGTACTACTGCGCCAGCCGGCAGAGCTCGGGCTCGCCCGCCGTGGACGAGAAGCCCAAGGAGACGTACCCCAACGAGCGCGTCTGCCCCTTCCCGCAGTGCAAGAAGAGCTGCCCCAGCGCCAGCTCCCTGGAAATCCACATGCGGAGCCACAGCG GGGAGCGGCCGTTCGTCTGCCTGATCTGCCTGTCCGCGTTCACCACCAAAGCCAACTGCGAGCGGCACCTGAAGGTGCACACCGACACCCTCAACG GCGTCTGCCACAGCTGCGGCTTCATCTCCACCACGCGGGACATCCTCTACAGCCACCTGGTCACCAACCACATGATCTGCCAGCCGGGCTCCAAGGGAGAGGTGTACTCGCCGGCACCGGCGCTGCCCAACGCCAAACCCCTCGCCCCCG GGCTGAGCCAGCCGAACAACCCGCCCGTGCTGAAGTGCAGCCTGCCGGCCTTCCTGCCCGAGGGGCTGCCGGCCCTGCCGCAGCACGTGGTGCTGCACGGCCCCCTGCCTGCCGTCCTGCCCGGCCCCGAAGCCCCCCCGCAGCCCTCATCGCCCCCCGACGCCGCAACGGGACCCCCGGCCTCCGAGGCGCAGAACGGCGAGGCCAAAGCCCCCGCTGGTGAAGggccatcctcctcctcctcttcctcctcttcctcctccggCGAACCCGTCCGCATCAAGGAGGAGCCCGCCGACAGCCCGCTGAGCGAGGCGGAGGCGCCGAAaagcggggagggggccggcAGCCCCGGCTCGGAGCCAGAAGCCGGCTCCCGAGCCTCGtccccccgcagcctccccgcgGGGAAGGTGAAGTCGGAGCTCGCCAGCCCCACGCCGGgctccagccccgtgcccagcgAGCCGGGGACGGGCACGGCGGGCGGCACCGTCTTCCTGCCCCAGTATCTCTTCGGCCACGAGGCCGCGGCGGTGGTGCCGCAGGCGTCGGAGATCCTGGCGAAGATGTCGGAGCTGGTGCACAGCCGGCTGAAGCAGGGCCACGGCGCGGTGCCGCCCGCCCTCTTCACCGGCACGCCGGTGCCCAAAGGCGCCACGTGCTTCGAGTGCGAGATCACCTTCAACAACATCAACAACTACTACGTGCACAAGCGCCTCTACTGCTCCAGCCGGCACCTGGCCGAGGACAGCCCCCCCGGCGTGCGCAAGCTCAAagccccccccggggcaccCAAGggtcccgcagccccggggACGCTGCTGGCCCCACCGCCGGGCGAGGGGCAGGGGCCGCCCgcgggggacggggacagcggCCGCGCCGCCACGCCGCCGGCAGCCCCCCCGGAGGAGGGCAAAGCGGGGTCCCCCGAGGCGGAGGCGGCGTCGGGGCGGTGCAGCGAGGACAGCCAGAGCCCCGGCAGCTCGGCGGGGGACGAGGGGGACGAGGACCCCAGCAAGACGCTGTGCGAGGCGTGCAACATCCGCTTCAGCCGCCACGAGACCTACGTGGTGCACAAGCGCTTCTACTGCGCCTCGCGCCACGACCCGCCGCTGCGCCGCCCCGGCCTCACCAAGGtccccttcctgccccagcctccccgCACCCGCAAACGCCGCAAGCTCTACGAGATCCACGGGGCCGAGCCGgcgcctcctgcagcacccgaGCCCAAGGCACCGGGGGCCGCCCCGtcgcccagctccagccccgaCGCCGACGGCCCCATCGACCTGAGCAAGAAGCCGCGGCGGCGAGGCGAGCCCGcgccggccccgctgccgccgctgGCCGACTACCACGAGTGCACCGCTTGCCGCATCAGCTTCAACAGCCTCGACAGCTACCTGGCCCACAAGAAGTACTCGTGCCCCGCCACCCCGCTGCAGCCCGGCGCCTTGGAGCACCTGCAGAAGATCAAGGGCGCCGTGCCCGCCGTGCTCAAGGGTGGCCGCAGCCCCGACGGCGCCGGCGAAGGGGAGAAGAcggcggggagccccgggggtcCCCCCAAGGCGCTGGCTCTGCCGCCCGCCTACCCCGGGGTGTCGGGGGGGGACTCGCTGCAGCGGTACCCCAAGGGTGCCAAGGTGCCCCTCTCCGTCTGCCCCTACTGCCCGCTCAACGGGGCCGTCAAGGGAGACCTCATCGAGCACTTCCGTAACGCCCACGGGCTCTTCATGGCCAAACCGGTGGCGGCCGGGCACGGGCTCCCCGATACCCCAACCCCCGGGGGAGGCGGCAGGACACCCGAGCCCCCCGCCGCTTCGcccccctgcccgcccgccccccgcctCCGCCGGGACAGCTTCAACGGCAAAGAGGCTCGGGACCCCCCCGCCAacggcagcccccggccccccgcctCGCCCCGGCCCCCCGCTTCGCCCGCCGCCCCCGAGGCGCTGCGGGAGGGTCCCCGcgagccccccacccccccagcctACACGGACAGGGGGGTGCAGACGCCCCCGGCCAAGGGGGgggccagccccgtgcccaACGGCAACCACAGGTACTGTCGCCTCTGCAACATCAAGTTCAGCAGCCTGTCCACCTTCATCGCGCACAAGAAGTACTACTGCTCATCCCATGCGGCCGAGCACGTCAAGTAA
- the ZFPM1 gene encoding zinc finger protein ZFPM1 isoform X2 translates to MSPPVTLVLGDESCWLSRLPLVPGEPDANAVIFRKDEAVWCRTTRAVREAEPVRAFVVAEPPAIPSQALKAEPGDSPYPAALRSDIQLLPQQAGMAAILATAVVNKDVFPCKDCGIWYRSERNLQAHLMYYCASRQSSGSPAVDEKPKETYPNERVCPFPQCKKSCPSASSLEIHMRSHSGERPFVCLICLSAFTTKANCERHLKVHTDTLNGVCHSCGFISTTRDILYSHLVTNHMICQPGSKGEVYSPAPALPNAKPLAPGLSQPNNPPVLKCSLPAFLPEGLPALPQHVVLHGPLPAVLPGPEAPPQPSSPPDAATGPPASEAQNGEAKAPAGEGPSSSSSSSSSSSGEPVRIKEEPADSPLSEAEAPKSGEGAGSPGSEPEAGSRASSPRSLPAGKVKSELASPTPGSSPVPSEPGTGTAGGTVFLPQYLFGHEAAAVVPQASEILAKMSELVHSRLKQGHGAVPPALFTGTPVPKGATCFECEITFNNINNYYVHKRLYCSSRHLAEDSPPGVRKLKAPPGAPKGPAAPGTLLAPPPGEGQGPPAGDGDSGRAATPPAAPPEEGKAGSPEAEAASGRCSEDSQSPGSSAGDEGDEDPSKTLCEACNIRFSRHETYVVHKRFYCASRHDPPLRRPGLTKVPFLPQPPRTRKRRKLYEIHGAEPAPPAAPEPKAPGAAPSPSSSPDADGPIDLSKKPRRRGEPAPAPLPPLADYHECTACRISFNSLDSYLAHKKYSCPATPLQPGALEHLQKIKGAVPAVLKGGRSPDGAGEGEKTAGSPGGPPKALALPPAYPGVSGGDSLQRYPKGAKVPLSVCPYCPLNGAVKGDLIEHFRNAHGLFMAKPVAAGHGLPDTPTPGGGGRTPEPPAASPPCPPAPRLRRDSFNGKEARDPPANGSPRPPASPRPPASPAAPEALREGPREPPTPPAYTDRGVQTPPAKGGASPVPNGNHRYCRLCNIKFSSLSTFIAHKKYYCSSHAAEHVK, encoded by the exons AGCCCACCCGTGACGCTGGTCCTGGGGGACgagagctgctggctgtcccGCCTGCCCCTCGTGCCCGGAGAGCCCGATGCCAACGCCGTCATCTTCAGGAAGG atgaAGCCGTGTGGTGCAGGACCACGCGCGCCGTGCGGGAGGCCGAGCCCGTGCGCGCCTTCGTGGTGGCCGAGCCGCCGGCCATCCCCAGCCAGGCGCTGAAAGCGGAGCCCGGCGACTCGCCCTACCCGGCCGCGCTGCGCTCCGAcatccagctgctgccccagcaggccGGCATGGCCGCCATCCTGGCCACCGCCGTGGTCAACA AGGACGTTTTCCCGTGCAAGGACTGCGGGATCTGGTACCGGAGCGAGCGCAACCTGCAAGCCCACCTGATGTACTACTGCGCCAGCCGGCAGAGCTCGGGCTCGCCCGCCGTGGACGAGAAGCCCAAGGAGACGTACCCCAACGAGCGCGTCTGCCCCTTCCCGCAGTGCAAGAAGAGCTGCCCCAGCGCCAGCTCCCTGGAAATCCACATGCGGAGCCACAGCG GGGAGCGGCCGTTCGTCTGCCTGATCTGCCTGTCCGCGTTCACCACCAAAGCCAACTGCGAGCGGCACCTGAAGGTGCACACCGACACCCTCAACG GCGTCTGCCACAGCTGCGGCTTCATCTCCACCACGCGGGACATCCTCTACAGCCACCTGGTCACCAACCACATGATCTGCCAGCCGGGCTCCAAGGGAGAGGTGTACTCGCCGGCACCGGCGCTGCCCAACGCCAAACCCCTCGCCCCCG GGCTGAGCCAGCCGAACAACCCGCCCGTGCTGAAGTGCAGCCTGCCGGCCTTCCTGCCCGAGGGGCTGCCGGCCCTGCCGCAGCACGTGGTGCTGCACGGCCCCCTGCCTGCCGTCCTGCCCGGCCCCGAAGCCCCCCCGCAGCCCTCATCGCCCCCCGACGCCGCAACGGGACCCCCGGCCTCCGAGGCGCAGAACGGCGAGGCCAAAGCCCCCGCTGGTGAAGggccatcctcctcctcctcttcctcctcttcctcctccggCGAACCCGTCCGCATCAAGGAGGAGCCCGCCGACAGCCCGCTGAGCGAGGCGGAGGCGCCGAAaagcggggagggggccggcAGCCCCGGCTCGGAGCCAGAAGCCGGCTCCCGAGCCTCGtccccccgcagcctccccgcgGGGAAGGTGAAGTCGGAGCTCGCCAGCCCCACGCCGGgctccagccccgtgcccagcgAGCCGGGGACGGGCACGGCGGGCGGCACCGTCTTCCTGCCCCAGTATCTCTTCGGCCACGAGGCCGCGGCGGTGGTGCCGCAGGCGTCGGAGATCCTGGCGAAGATGTCGGAGCTGGTGCACAGCCGGCTGAAGCAGGGCCACGGCGCGGTGCCGCCCGCCCTCTTCACCGGCACGCCGGTGCCCAAAGGCGCCACGTGCTTCGAGTGCGAGATCACCTTCAACAACATCAACAACTACTACGTGCACAAGCGCCTCTACTGCTCCAGCCGGCACCTGGCCGAGGACAGCCCCCCCGGCGTGCGCAAGCTCAAagccccccccggggcaccCAAGggtcccgcagccccggggACGCTGCTGGCCCCACCGCCGGGCGAGGGGCAGGGGCCGCCCgcgggggacggggacagcggCCGCGCCGCCACGCCGCCGGCAGCCCCCCCGGAGGAGGGCAAAGCGGGGTCCCCCGAGGCGGAGGCGGCGTCGGGGCGGTGCAGCGAGGACAGCCAGAGCCCCGGCAGCTCGGCGGGGGACGAGGGGGACGAGGACCCCAGCAAGACGCTGTGCGAGGCGTGCAACATCCGCTTCAGCCGCCACGAGACCTACGTGGTGCACAAGCGCTTCTACTGCGCCTCGCGCCACGACCCGCCGCTGCGCCGCCCCGGCCTCACCAAGGtccccttcctgccccagcctccccgCACCCGCAAACGCCGCAAGCTCTACGAGATCCACGGGGCCGAGCCGgcgcctcctgcagcacccgaGCCCAAGGCACCGGGGGCCGCCCCGtcgcccagctccagccccgaCGCCGACGGCCCCATCGACCTGAGCAAGAAGCCGCGGCGGCGAGGCGAGCCCGcgccggccccgctgccgccgctgGCCGACTACCACGAGTGCACCGCTTGCCGCATCAGCTTCAACAGCCTCGACAGCTACCTGGCCCACAAGAAGTACTCGTGCCCCGCCACCCCGCTGCAGCCCGGCGCCTTGGAGCACCTGCAGAAGATCAAGGGCGCCGTGCCCGCCGTGCTCAAGGGTGGCCGCAGCCCCGACGGCGCCGGCGAAGGGGAGAAGAcggcggggagccccgggggtcCCCCCAAGGCGCTGGCTCTGCCGCCCGCCTACCCCGGGGTGTCGGGGGGGGACTCGCTGCAGCGGTACCCCAAGGGTGCCAAGGTGCCCCTCTCCGTCTGCCCCTACTGCCCGCTCAACGGGGCCGTCAAGGGAGACCTCATCGAGCACTTCCGTAACGCCCACGGGCTCTTCATGGCCAAACCGGTGGCGGCCGGGCACGGGCTCCCCGATACCCCAACCCCCGGGGGAGGCGGCAGGACACCCGAGCCCCCCGCCGCTTCGcccccctgcccgcccgccccccgcctCCGCCGGGACAGCTTCAACGGCAAAGAGGCTCGGGACCCCCCCGCCAacggcagcccccggccccccgcctCGCCCCGGCCCCCCGCTTCGCCCGCCGCCCCCGAGGCGCTGCGGGAGGGTCCCCGcgagccccccacccccccagcctACACGGACAGGGGGGTGCAGACGCCCCCGGCCAAGGGGGgggccagccccgtgcccaACGGCAACCACAGGTACTGTCGCCTCTGCAACATCAAGTTCAGCAGCCTGTCCACCTTCATCGCGCACAAGAAGTACTACTGCTCATCCCATGCGGCCGAGCACGTCAAGTAA